A single Nicotiana tabacum cultivar K326 chromosome 5, ASM71507v2, whole genome shotgun sequence DNA region contains:
- the LOC142180702 gene encoding uncharacterized protein LOC142180702, with protein sequence MSTGEDDNQSTPTVTESLNQSGVDTSSPLYMHPFDNPGAALVPAPFDGFGYRSWRRGVMRALSVKNTLGFINGECKRPDPDSSKFRLWERCDDMVTSWILNSFTKEIADSIEYVADAFELWRELEDRYDQTNGTKLYQIQKEINDLSQGSLDITSYYTKMKNYERNLIP encoded by the coding sequence ATGAGTACTGGTGAGGATGATAATCAATCAACACCGACTGTGACTGAGTCTCTTAACCAGTCAGGTGTTGATACTAGTAGTCCTTTATATATGCATCCATTCGATAATCCTGGGGCAGCTCTAGTTCCTGCTCCATTTGATGGTTTTGGTTATCGATCATGGAGAAGAGGTGTGATGCGAGCATTATCTGTGAAGAATACATTGGGATTTATCAATGGAGAGTGCAAAAGACCAGATCCAGATTCATCAAAATTCCGCCTATGGGAAAGGTGTGATGATATGGTCACATCGTGGATCCTGAACTCCTTTACCAAGGAAATTGCAGATAGTATTGAATATGTAGCTGATGCATTCGAATTGTGGAGAGAACTTGAGGATCGGTATGACCAAACAAATGGGACAAAATTGTACCAAATTCAGAAAGAGATCAATGATCTATCTCAAGGATCCCTTGATATCACTAGTTATtacacaaaaatgaaaaattatgaGAGGAACTTAATACCTTGA